A stretch of Porites lutea chromosome 5, jaPorLute2.1, whole genome shotgun sequence DNA encodes these proteins:
- the LOC140938246 gene encoding uncharacterized protein, whose product MSQAAGKRRTRVPVLPAGFVYDLPSLARPQNSATNGTPSLDQSPSHEVHTTPRVETTAPVSSTSAPGNSPSLHLLNLQIEKQQLELRLLELEAQSRARELVSSSPAAKTPRNIPSLETVRGGVNSGKSQGQLDHNTRIVNPQEWPHLHVPFGLSRKKFKDLSTAEFVYGYLDILSAQPSPQQALMSHHLMSLMRLASKYDWEAVLSFHAAVLDRIESGLASWGDDFSEIERFNITESNRLQSKPATSPAFHAAGFRNNNGRARTYCREWNRTAFGWPINCHSVVSVSSQPPNHASATNFPDVIDAFLSTEIEHSATAGPFTCNPFPAPLRTSPLLTVPKDGTQRRVVLDLSFPLGSSVNDGIPKDSYLDQPFHLSLPRSADFVDLILSKGAGCYLYKKDLKRAYRQIPVDPRDYIFLAYHWCDSFYFDVVLPFGLRSATLACQRTTNAIAHIFHSFFGHDCINYIDDFGGAESTFEDASLAFSDLERLFTDLGLQSSPSKDCPPSTRMVFLGLTYDTVTLTIAVPPDKLQDTADLIRVWLAAPRSTKSDLQSLIGKLSYLCACISPGRIFMQRLLNELRQLPTKRARFVPSSDMLSDLRWWDKFLSVYNGVSLLRSSPWPVSDHFFCTDACLTGIGGFFCGRFFHSSFPTCFDPASLSIASLEMLAVTVSIKLWSEDLRGLRILVRTDNLNTELAINTGRSRVPFIQSCLRDLWFYASLHDFELQALHIPGYANIIADALSRWDSHPEFRVTFYEAASLHYDTLTEYTCHSDLFHFDCQWIQAFALSDSTKRNYHSVWNTYLKFCQFYSITPFPASSSTIAAFITLLGFSVKSHRTVNNYLSALRRLHVFCHFETSAFDDIHVKLTQKGLEKSMVHLPHRKAPLTPAILLQFYHHLNVRDSAHLAVWCALLVGFFSFFRTANLVPQSFDKFSSHHTLSRGSITFATSGALLTVTRTKTRQAGDTALVVPVPRIPGSPLCPTAALRLLLDSVSAPAGFPLFTYTTASHHLDCITASSLNASIKYLASLVSLNPQDFSGHSLRRGGATFAFQCGIPSELIKVQGDWRSDAYMLYLTLPLADRLVLSHVISQHIQLL is encoded by the exons ATGTCTCAAGCCGCCGGAAAACGTCGCACTCGAGTACCTGTGCTGCCTGCAGGGTTCGTTTACGATTTGCCTTCCCTCGCAAGACCGCAAAACAGCGCTACGAATGGCACTCCATCGCTCGACCAATCTCCTTCGCACGAGGTTCACACAACGCCTCGTGTTGAGACCACAGCTCCGGTTTCTTCTACTTCTGCGCCTGGCAATTCCCCCTCCTTACATTTGCTGAATCTACAGATTGAAAAGCAACAGCTGGAGCTTCGCCTCCTTGAGCTCGAAGCTCAATCAAGAGCTCGGGAATTGGTTTCATCCAGCCCGGCCGCCAAGACGCCTCGAAACATTCCTTCTTTGGAGACCGTTCGTGGAGGAGTTAACTCCGGTAAGTCCCAAGGTCAACTCGACCACAATACACGCATCGTTAACCCCCAAGAATGGCCTCATCTTCACGTTCCTTTCGGTCTGTCCCGGAAGAAGTTTAAGGATTTATCGACGGCAGAATTCGTGTATGGCTATCTCGATATCTTGTCTGCTCAGCCTTCCCCTCAGCAAGCGCTCATGTCGCACCACCTCATGTCTTTAATGCGTTTGGCGTCCAAATACGACTGGGAAGCAGTGCTGTCCTTTCATGCTGCCGTGTTGGATCGCATCGAGTCGGGCCTCGCAAGCTGGGGCGACGATTTCAGCGAAATCGAGCGCTTCAACATCACAGAATCCAATCGCTTGCAATCCAAACCGGCTACTTCGCCCGCCTTTCACGCGGCTGGCTTTCGGAACAACAATGGCCGAGCTCGTACCTATTGCCGCGAATGGAACCGCACCG CCTTTGGATGGCCTATTAACTGTCACTCCGTCGTTTCTGTTTCATCTCAGCCCCCGAACCATGCTTCAGCCACCAATTTTCCGGATGTTATTGACGCCTTCTTATCTACCGAGATCGAACATTCTGCTACTGCTGGGCCATTCACGTGCAATCCTTTCCCAGCCCCCCTCCGCACGTCTCCCCTGCTAACTGTCCCCAAGGATGGCACCCAAAGGCGCGTCGTACTGGACCTCAGTTTTCCTCTTGGCTCCTCTGTTAATGACGGAATTCCCAAAGACTCTTACCTCGATCAGCCTTTCCATCTTTCACTGCCTCGTTCCGCCGATTTTGTTGACCTTATTCTCTCCAAGGGCGCTGGGTGTTACCTTTACAAGAAAGATTTGAAACGCGCTTACAGACAGATTCCAGTGGATCCTAGAGACTACATCTTTCTTGCCTATCACTGGTGCGACTCCTTTTATTTTGACGTTGTCCTCCCATTTGGTCTTCGTTCTGCAACCCTTGCCTGTCAGCGGACTACCAACGCGATTGCTCACATCTTTCACTCCTTCTTTGGCCATGACTGTATCAATTACATCGATGACTTCGGCGGGGCCGAATCCACCTTCGAAGACGCTTCACTTGCCTTCTCTGACCTGGAGCGTCTGTTCACTGATTTAGGCCTTCAGTCGTCCCCGTCCAAGGACTGTCCACCTTCCACGAGAATGGTTTTTCTCGGCCTCACTTACGACACCGTCACACTGACCATCGCAGTGCCTCCCGATAAACTTCAAGACACCGCCGATCTCATACGTGTTTGGCTAGCCGCTCCACGGTCCACTAAGTCCGACCTTCAGTCTCTCATCGGCAAGCTTTCCTACCTTTGTGCTTGTATCAGCCCTGGACGGATTTTCATGCAGCGTCTGCTTAACGAACTCCGCCAGCTTCCCACAAAACGCGCACGTTTCGTCCCCAGTTCAGACATGCTGTCCGACTTACGTTGGTGGGACAAATTCCTCTCTGTCTACAATGGTGTTTCACTTTTGCGTTCTTCCCCTTGGCCAGTAAGCGATCATTTCTTCTGCACTGATGCTTGCCTTACCGGTATTGGCGGTTTCTTTTGTGGCCGTTTCTTCCACTCCTCGTTCCCGACCTGTTTTGATCCAGCCTCTCTTTCCATTGCTTCGCTCGAAATGTTGGCCGTCACCGTCAGCATCAAGCTGTGGTCTGAGGATTTGCGCGGTCTACGCATCTTGGTTCGCACTGACAACCTCAACACTGAGCTGGCTATCAACACTGGCCGTTCCCGTGTGCCTTTTATTCAGTCGTGCCTACGCGACTTATGGTTCTACGCCTCCCTTCACGATTTTGAGCTGCAAGCACTCCATATTCCCGGTTACGCCAACATCATTGCTGATGCTCTCAGTCGTTGGGACAGTCATCCTGAGTTTCGAGTCACCTTCTACGAGGCCGCTTCTCTTCACTATGACACCCTCACAGAGTACACTTGTCATTCAGACCTATTCCATTTTGACTGTCAATG GATTCAAGCCTTCGCTCTGTCTGATTCTACCAAGCGAAATTATCATTCCGTCTGGAACACTTACTTAAAATTCTGCCAATTTTACTCCATCACTCCCTTTCCAGCCTCCTCATCGACCATCGCTGCGTTTATCACCCTGCTTGGCTTCTCCGTTAAGTCACATCGCACAGTCAACAACTACTTGAGTGCCCTACGGCGTTTACACGTGTTTTGCCATTTCGAGACTTCAGCCTTCGATGACATCCATGTCAAGCTTACCCAAAAAGGTTTGGAGAAGTCTATGGTTCACCTTCCTCATCGGAAAGCACCTCTGACCCCAGCCATCTTGCTACAATTTTACCACCATCTTAATGTTCGCGACTCCGCCCATCTAGCTGTGTGGTGTGCCCTGCTTGTcggcttcttctctttcttcagAACTGCCAACCTCGTCCCGCAGTCCTTTGACAAGTTCTCCTCTCATCATACATTGTCCAGGGGCAGCATCACTTTTGCCACCTCAGGTGCTCTCCTCACAGTCACCCGGACAAAAACACGGCAGGCCGGCGATACAGCACTCGTGGTACCAGTTCCTCGTATTCCTGGATCTCCCCTTTGTCCCACCGCTGCCCTGCGATTGTTACTCGACTCGGTTTCAGCCCCGGCTGGCTTCCCGCTCTTCACATACACCACCGCTTCTCATCACCTCGACTGTATCACAGCCTCTTCTTTAAACGCTAGTATCAAGTATTTGGCGTCTTTGGTTTCTCTCAATCCTCAGGATTTCTCTGGTCACAGCCTGCGTCGTGGAGGTGCCACCTTCGCCTTCCAGTGCGGGATCCCCTCCGAGCTCATCAAAGTCCAGGGCGATTGGAGATCCGACGCCTACATGCTTTATTTGACTCTGCCTTTGGCAGACAGACTTGTGCTGTCTCATGTTATTTCTCAGCACATTCAGCTGTTATAG
- the LOC140937814 gene encoding uncharacterized protein, with translation MTETSGSDPSACANEDVLEYTSAYSDSVLNSDEESLDFDLYDDEDYLLSYLPSELEFYDQKHGRISRRTGGRKLSMKARQTARENYRETPAKLEGAGTSANKELRIKEMAVANSKKKKENSTKKARKSSGIVDDKLATRRTKKGCLKNKLADKRANHEPFSQTTDPAIFYNNSDFVLGSGNSVKFDDQEFMNLLIELQDRDITPEDYDLLVQLDSSVKPKTLSEAQINSLRSDTVTAKLDDVCSICIEDYDCGEVRKFLPCGHYFHGQCISTWLSWTSNRCPIDGREVTR, from the coding sequence ATGACAGAGACCTCGGGTTCAGATCCTTCGGCTTGTGCAAACGAAGATGTCCTTGAATACACATCAGCGTACAGCGATAGCGTATTAAATTCCGATGAAGAATCTCTCGATTTTGATTTGTACGATGACGAAGATTACCTACTTTCGTACTTACCTAGCGAGCTAGAATTCTACGACCAAAAGCATGGAAGAATTTCCAGGCGAACTGGCGGAAGGAAACTATCGATGAAAGCAAGACAAACTGCTCGAGAAAATTATAGAGAAACTCCTGCCAAACTTGAAGGTGCTGGAACGTCGGCCAACAAAGAGTTGCGGATCAAGGAAATGGCCGttgcaaattcaaagaaaaagaaggagaacAGTACTAAAAAGGCAAGGAAGTCGAGTGGAATTGTCGATGACAAATTAGCTACAAGAAGGACTAAGAAGGGCTGCCTCAAAAATAAGCTTGCTGACAAGAGAGCGAACCATGAACCCTTCAGTCAGACAACAGATCCAGCAATATTCTACAATAATTCTGACTTTGTTCTCGGATCAGGAAACAGTGTTAAATTTGACGATCAGGAGTTCATGAACTTGCTTATTGAACTTCAGGACCGCGACATTACGCCAGAAGATTATGATCTCCTCGTGCAGTTAGATTCTTCTGTAAAACCGAAGACATTGTCGGAGGCTCAGATTAACAGTCTTCGATCAGACACTGTTACAGCTAAATTAGATGACGTATGTAGTATTTGTATAGAAGACTATGACTGTGGGGAAGTGAGAAAGTTTCTTCCCTGTGGGCATTATTTTCATGGGCAATGTATCAGCACATGGCTCAGCTGGACTTCAAACAGGTGTCCAATTGATGGGAGAGAAGTCACTAGGTag
- the LOC140937135 gene encoding uncharacterized protein codes for MSGQNGTVVNTNPADETGESESELEKQPFSSTENEQAFRGPKFSPPVYRRRYAAVCELAKEHQARKVLDFGCAEAKLVKALINQESLTHLEEVVGIDINRDLLEENKFRIKPFLGDYLRPRTHPFKVSLYQGSIGEVDRRFVDFDLIACVELIEHLEPDILSSMPEVVFGHLSPKVVIVTTPNVEFNVLFPGLKGFRHYDHKFEWTRAEFEEWCSSQASQYNYTVSFDGIAPGPQGTEHLGCCSQVAVFKRISSSVSPEKLLQTCQPYNLVAEVEFPFKRDTRTEKEKILHEVEYVLWVLSSKEEEEEGNDESRPSDEDVIELVSNDEGNNELTSSNDDDDKPTPSDEDVIELTSNDEGNNELTSSNDGDDKPTISDDGVIKMTPNDEHNNKLTPNNDGNDERTAYCGGVIEWTLNDEDNNELTPSNSGDDQQTPSEHNDNELSSSSGHSDKQSPKDNDVMAEELQGFNDYSKSIDGVEERIYSLEKLLAFPSLHKLCGDDIQKLKHVLQDSPLFQLTEDGLGVLWNKPSNNWSSEESGGDWDACADEQELNKSVKYQEMENEEPENWENVNDDEVCTTSAALTPSLQSEVCWELPNDCCKFWNGKDWSEVEEQGTQEEEEECDTPFHSGYNVTVIVQESDESLNNDSDENDFDGLVWMTEKSSVSE; via the exons ATGAGTGGTCAAAACGGGACGGTAGTCAACACCAATCCCGCAGACGAAACAGGTGAAAGCGAAAGTGAATTGGAAAAACAACCGTTTTCATCAACCGAAAACGAACAGGCCTTCAGAGGTCCAAAATTTTCTCCACCTGTTTACCGTCGTCGATATGCTGCTGTTTGTGAGCTAGCAAAGGAACATCAAGCAAGAAAG GTCCTTGATTTTGGGTGTGCTGAAGCAAAACTTGTAAAGGCTTTAATAAATCAGGAGTCATTAACTCATTTGGAAGAAGTGGTTGGTATAGATATCAACAGAGATCTTCTTGAGGAGAATAAATTTCGCATTAAGCCTTTCCTAGGGGATTACCTGAGACCTCGTACTCATCCATTTAAAGTTTCTCTGTATCAGG GTTCTATAGGTGAGGTGGATAGAAGATTTGTTGACTTTGACTTAATTGCTTGTGTTGAACT GATCGAGCACCTTGAACCTGATATTCTTAGTTCAATGCCAGAGGTTGTGTTTGGCCACTTGTCACCCAAGGTTGTTATAGTGACTACACCCAACGTGGAGTTCAATGTATTGTTCCCCGGTCTCAAAGGATTCCGACATTATGATCACAAGTTTGAATGGACAAGAGCTGAATTTGAGGAATG GTGCAGTTCCCAGGCCAGCCAGTACAACTATACTGTGAGTTTTGACGGCATTGCACCTGGACCACAGGGTACAGAACATTTAGGGTGTTGCTCACAGGTTGCAGTGTTTAAGAGGATTTCATCATCCGTTTCTCCAGAAAAGTTATTGCAAACTTGCCAGCCTTATAATCTG GTTGCAGAGGTTGAGTTCCCATTTAAAAGGGACACAAgaacagagaaagaaaagattttGCATGAGGTGGAATATGTGTTGTGGGTATTATCTTctaaggaggaggaggaggagggtaATGATGAGTCAAGACCCAGCGATGAGGATGTAATTGAGCTGGTTTCTAATGATGAAGGTAATAATGAACTGACATCcagcaatgatgatgatgataagccAACACCCAGCGATGAGGATGTAATTGAGCTGACTTCTAATGATGAAGGTAACAATGAACTGACATCCAgcaatgatggtgatgataagCCAACAATCAGTGATGATGGAGTAATTAAGATGACTCCCAACGACGAACATAATAACAAACTGACACCCAATAATGATGGTAATGATGAACGAACAGCATATTGTGGTGGTGTAATTGAATGGACTCTTAATGATGAAGATAATAATGAACTGACACCCAGCAACAGTGGTGATGATCAACAAACACCCAGTGAACATAATGATAATGAACTTTCATCAAGCAGTGGTCACAGTGATAAGCAGTCACCAAAAGATAATGATGTAATGGCAGAGGAACTTCAAGGTTTCAATGATTATTCAAAGAGCATAGATGGTGTTGAAGAACGAATATACTCACTTGAGAAACTGCTAGCCTTTCCATCACTTCATAAGTTGTGTGGTGATGACATTCAGAAGCTCAA ACATGTTCTGCAGGAttctcctttgtttcaacttacGGAGGATGGACTGGGAGTTCTCTGGAACAAGCCTTCAAATAATTGGAGCAGTGAAGAGAGTGGTGGTGACTGGGATGCCTGTGCTGATGAACAGGAATTAAACAAATCTGTTAAATATCAAGAAATGGAAAATGAGGAACCTGAAAATTGGGAAAATGTTAATGATGACGAGGTTTGCACAACTTCTGCTGCTCTAACTCCTTCATTGCAGTCTGAGGTTTGTTGGGAGTTACCAAATGATTGTTGTAAATTCTGGAATGGCAAAGACTGGAGTGAAGTTGAGGAGCAAGGGACtcaggaagaggaagaagaatgTGATACACCCTTTCATTCCGGATATAATGTTACAGTTATTGTACAGGAAAGTGATGAATCGTTAAATAATGATAGTGATGAAAATGATTTTGATGGTCTTGTTTGGATGACAGAGAAAAGTAGTGTGTCAGAGTAA
- the LOC140937136 gene encoding uncharacterized protein — MFNLEEAKPPVPFGRISPRTRITSLLQLRKGDHVMEESPLGYWHHFIVEKVRPKFAWVIHKTGDMETGLRSLGESNPMGKAEVVRTRFVLEPQQVVYRVEYPLSNSDSVDGEVVFTADEVVRRARKRMGERDYNAFTSNCEHFCRECKAGKPESYQSHDVIWAMARLLFVSFQGIFGGMLFFVASATGFVAQTSVLLIGHAVGLFIGLIQDALWIAYEVFLADHAKVKGHVTPVEAEKIKAKRVTPIVSGFLGGVGGAAFGFYNVPIPVFGSVIGAVAGNFLCQILGLIIGRWVSTLLK; from the coding sequence ATGTTTAACCTCGAGGAAGCTAAGCCACCCGTGCCGTTTGGTAGAATTTCTCCGCGAACAAGGATTACATCACTGCTGCAACTCCGTAAAGGAGATCATGTTATGGAGGAAAGCCCTTTAGGTTACTGGCATCACTTCATCGTGGAGAAAGTTCGACCGAAATTTGCTTGGGTTATTCACAAGACGGGAGACATGGAAACCGGATTGCGATCTCTAGGAGAAAGTAATCCTATGGGGAAAGCTGAGGTGGTTCGAACACGATTTGTGCTCGAACCTCAACAAGTTGTCTACAGAGTTGAATACCCTTTGAGCAACTCGGATAGCGTCGACGGAGAGGTGGTTTTTACAGCAGATGAGGTTGTCCGACGGGCGAGAAAGCGGATGGGAGAGAGGGATTATAACGCTTTCACAAGTAACTGTGAGCATTTCTGTCGAGAATGCAAAGCTGGAAAGCCCGAAAGCTATCAATCACATGATGTAATTTGGGCCATGGCGAGACTGTTGTTTGTATCTTTTCAGGGTATATTTGGTGGGATGTTGTTTTTTGTAGCTTCCGCAACAGGCTTTGTAGCTCAGACCTCAGTGTTGCTCATTGGACATGCAGTAGGCCTGTTTATAGGTCTAATTCAAGACGCCTTGTGGATTGCTTACGAGGTATTTCTGGCTGATCATGCCAAAGTGAAAGGTCACGTGACACCTGTTGAGGCTGAAAAGATCAAAGCAAAGCGAGTGACCCCCATAGTGTCAGGATTTTTGGGTGGGGTAGGAGGTGCAGCTTTTGGCTTCTACAACGTCCCAATTCCAGTATTTGGAAGTGTCATAGGAGCAGTGGCTGGAAACTTTTTATGTCAAATTTTAGGTCTTATTATTGGCCGCTGGGTGTCAACTCTATTAAAGTAG